One genomic window of Hemiscyllium ocellatum isolate sHemOce1 chromosome 25, sHemOce1.pat.X.cur, whole genome shotgun sequence includes the following:
- the LOC132827765 gene encoding myeloid-associated differentiation marker-like protein 2, giving the protein MEAQGPYLNCSALLSPLGVLRSLQILFGCITLSLVAHDGGYGEAYGYFCMFAWAWCLALSGLIVSLELSRLQGCLGLSWENFTISAAMLAVLMELTASAVYPVYFVQLECGAGSCGSRSFRLSASAFSALTCIAYGAEVHLSRARPGHTGAYMATTPGLLKVVQAYVACIIFGALANGSEYSRYPATQWCVAVYSMCFTLTSLVIGLNVSGQTGALRCPFDRLVVLYTFLATLLYLSAAVVWPIFCFDSKYGSVERPASCSLGDCPWDSQLIVTIFTFINLILYLVDLIYSQRLRYIPEP; this is encoded by the coding sequence ATGGAGGCACAAGGCCCATACCTGAACTGCTCGGCCCTGCTGTCTCCCCTGGGTGTACTCCGCTCGCTGCAGATCCTGTTCGGCTGTATCACCCTGAGCCTAGTTGCCCACGATGGGGGTTACGGAGAGGCGTACGGCTACTTCTGTATGTTCGCCTGGGCCTGGTGCCTGGCCCTGAGCGGCCTGATCGTCTCCCTGGAGCTCTCCCGGCTGCAGGGCTGCCTCGggctgtcctgggagaacttcaCCATCTCGGCGGCGATGCTGGCCGTGCTGATGGAGCTGACCGCCTCCGCTGTCTACCCGGTCTACTTCGTGCAGCTGGAGTGCGGGGCGGGGAGCTGCGGCTCCCGCAGCTTCAGGCTCTCGGCCAGCGCCTTCTCGGCTCTCACCTGCATCGCGTACGGGGCCGAGGTGCACCTGAGCCGGGCCAGGCCGGGACACACCGGCGCCTACATGGCCACCACCCCGGGGCTCCTCAAAGTGGTCCAGGCGTACGTGGCTTGTATCATCTTCGGGGCACTGGCCAACGGCAGCGAGTACAGCCGCTACCCGGCCACCCAGTGGTGTGTGGCCGTCTACTCCATGTGCTTCACCCTCACCTCCCTGGTCATTGGTCTCAATGTATCCGGACAGACCGGGGCTCTCAGGTGCCCCTTCGACCGGCTGGTGGTCCTCTACACCTTCCTGGCCACCCTGCTGTACCTCAGCGCCGCCGTGGTCTGGCCCATCTTCTGCTTTGACAGTAAGTACGGCTCGGTGGAGAGACCGGCCTCTTGCTCTCTGGGAGACTGCCCCTGGGACAGCCAGCTCATCGTCACCATCTTCACCTTCATCAACCTCATCCTGTACCTGGTCGACCTGATTTACTCTCAGAGACTCCGCTACATCCCGGAGCCTTGA